One Siniperca chuatsi isolate FFG_IHB_CAS linkage group LG8, ASM2008510v1, whole genome shotgun sequence DNA segment encodes these proteins:
- the zc4h2 gene encoding zinc finger C4H2 domain-containing protein, whose translation MADEQEIMCKLENILEIRNKTVQMQKIKSRLKIEFEALESEEKHLKEYKQEMDLLLQEKMAHVEELRLIHADINVMESTIKQSENDLNKLLETTRRLHDEYKPLKEHVDALRMTLGLHRLPNLNEEEEKLSLDYFEKQKAEWQKEPHEPTIPESLAAAAAAAQQLQVSRKQDARQTATFRQQPPPMKACLSCHQQIHRNAPICPLCKAKSRSRNPKKPKRKPDE comes from the exons ATGGCGGACGAACAAGAAATAATGTGCAAATTAGAAAATATCTTGGAAATACG GAACAAGACAGTCCAGATGCAGAAGATCAAGTCTCGTCTAAAGATTGAGTTTGAGGCTCTGGAGTCTGAGGAGAAGCACCTGAAAGAGTACAAACAAGAGATGGATCTGCTTCTACAAGAGAAAATGGCACATGTAGAGGAGCTGCGGCTTATCCATGCAGATATCAATGTG ATGGAGAGCACCATCAAGCAGTCGGAGAATGACCTGAATAAGCTGCTAGAAACAACTCGCCGCCTGCACGATGAGTACAAACCTCTGAAGGAGCATGTTGATGCCCTCAGGATGACTTTAGGTCTACACAGACTCCCTAACCTgaatgaagaagaggagaagctCTCTCTGGA TTACTTTGAGAAGCAGAAAGCGGAGTGGCAGAAGGAGCCGCATGAGCCCACCATCCCAGAATCCCTTGCTgccgctgcagcagcagcacagcagcttcAGGTGTCCAGGAAGCAAGATGCACGCCAGACAGCCACCTTCCGACAGCAACCCCCACCTATGAAG GCTTGCCTGTCCTGCCACCAGCAGATTCATCGTAATGCTCCCATCTGCCCATTGTGCAAGGCCAAGAGCCGCTCCCGCAACCCAAAGAAGCCCAAGAGGAAGCCAGATGAGTAG
- the LOC122879782 gene encoding ankyrin repeat and SOCS box protein 12-like translates to MVLGQAVNMSLMDISKIFSLLQPKEEDEDNEQCQALNNAVSSNDVTLLSELLSQESYRRSINARSGWGVPVTPLRTAAALGHLRCLELLLEHGAEIDSLDVKAQTPLFTAVSGKHLDCVVALLKAGADPNGSQYNNCSPLLTAAREGDVDVLRELLRFGAEVDVRPKVPEWASNATTCRGPLYISAVYGHLDCFKLLLLHGANPNYNCTDEKMLARIKQPKTVLEVCLRYGCGVEYIQLLIDFGADVYLPTLIIDKTTKQNEALGLLLKERVCPKTLMSQARLAIRRYLPLANKETAVDSLDIPLILRNYLKHDTSELI, encoded by the exons ATGGTTCTGGGCCAAGCTGTCAACATGAGTTTGATGGACATTTCTAAGATCTTCTCCCTGCTGCAGCCtaaggaggaggatgaggacaaCGAGCAGTGTCAGGCCCTGAACAACGCAGTGAGCAGCAACGACGTGACTCTGCTCTCCGAACTTCTGTCTCAGGAGAGTTACAGGAGGTCTATCAATGCTCGAAGTGGGTGGGGGGTCCCAGTAACCCCCTTGCGCACTGCCGCTGCTCTGGGACACCTGAGGTGCTTGGAGTTGTTGTTAGAGCATGGTGCAGAG ATTGACAGCCTGGACGTGAAGGCCCAGACGCCTCTGTTCACAGCTGTCAGTGGGAAACATCTGGACTGTGTGGTGGCCCTGCTGAAGGCCGGAGCTGATCCCAATGGCAGCCAGTACAACAACTGCTCCCCGCTGCTGACTGCCGCCCGGGAGGGCGACGTAGACGTGCTCCGAGAGCTGCTGCGGTTCGGAGCCGAGGTGGACGTCAGACCCAAAGTCCCAGAGTGGGCCTCCAATGCCACAACCTGCAGAGGACCCCTTTATATCTCAGCTGTTTATGGACACCTGGACTGCTTTAAACTGCTCCTTCTCCATGGGGCCAACCCCAACTACAACTGCACAGATGAGAAGATGTTGGCCAGGATAAAGCAGCCAAAGACAGTTCTGGAGGTGTGTCTCCGTTATGGCTGCGGGGTGGAGTACATCCAGCTTCTCATAGACTTTGGGGCGGACGTGTATCTGCCTACACTGATCATTGACAAGACTACAAAGCAGAATGAAGCTCTGGGTCTGCTGCTCAAAGAGAGAG TTTGTCCCAAAACACTGATGTCGCAGGCTCGTCTAGCAATTCGAAGATACCTCCCCCTTGCCAATAAGGAAACTGCCGTTGACAGTTTGGACATTCCTCTGATCCTGAGGAACTACCTGAAGCATGACACCTCTGAGCTGATATGA